The genomic segment agctgactcaaaaagagcaagctccaaggaatggagctggatcttgagattaaacgccggacactcagaaaactgctggaaatccagtaaccgaaaatctgtatctctcaatgacatagtcatctccaaaggccaggggatgtgacctatggggcgccaagtgtaaaaattcagtataaaagttgtagctgacacattttcattatttatctcacttttctcacatttagcacatttttcctacatttaacataacttttaaccacatgtataatggtcaaatagaacatctaaatctaaattttaaatctaaatctaaatgttatatgttatatctaaatgtttaaatcaccCCATAgtgacctgtccctgaagactcgttcacgtctgaatgctcttctgaggatgcgggcttcctcgtccagcacatcctccgataaagggcaagccattatgaagagggaacaggtgaaggggagttggacctgaatattctacattgccctcgtcacggatttctttgaatacacctttgtaacctcatccgctgtgttttgtaatctcaattaatgcaataaaacacatatttataaaacctctgacagcaatttgacgagcagtcttcattagcatagcaatataacacttggcctgatgaaatcatgcacttatgaccaagttgatattgtgtgatgaaatcgtgatcctgtatttaaacaaaatgactaaaaaaaaaaaaaaaaaaaaaataattatatgcactgcactagcactacacgacagcacttgggtctaactggactcaaaagcggtctgactaacacttaattatgacgtcccatcttgtttgaattcatgcttgtgttgttcttactctcaaatgtaagtcactttggataaaagcgtctgctaaatgactgtagaatagaatagaataataatactacaactcgaatccatataaaaaggctgttgcgattacgaacagatttcgataaaatgtacagtgactgtatatgtaatattttaatactggatgattaaaatgacgcgccatacttaggaagaccatggacatgctgtaaaacacattaattcctcatagaattgacgaTGGACATgtaggtgactcgctaggattaatcttagcctgagcagttagcctggtctggagcaggctagctgcagcggataaatcaccacagtaacttggccgggtttagtttgagctgctttcatgcaaccgacttagggctaaattcagccaggataaccaacatatcccggcttaatcccttatcttggtttcgtgcaatacccctcaggagTCTGTGTCACCAGTTTGGCTGCATCAACATCTGtcaacacacaaagaaaaagacatgaatAAAAGTTTTTAGTCTGAAAACACAGAATATAAAATGAATCAGAGGAACATCTTACATGTTAGAGCAGTAATGAGGGTGCAGAGGGTCCACAGCATGATGTCAGGTTGTCTTGTAAATGTTCCTTACTGTCTAGACGAGAGATCAGCAAGTTGAAGTGAGTTAAAAAGAGAGACAGTGGCTTATAAAGAcagtgaggaggaaaaaaggaggagagttaacactaaaaacaagactgatgaataaatcaaattcttaaaaaagagtttttccataattaaaaacactgtgggcagaaagtttaaataatttagttttcaggaacatttctctttttattcccATTCATACACATCAGTGGTGACTTTCAACCAGGTGCAATAAGAAACTATGAAGAATGAATTACTATGATTTACAATATAGctatcatttaattaaaagtggtaattataataaataaataaaaaaataaataaaataaaaaaaacaagtgtacagtatatatttatatatatatatgtttgagCTGTTGTGCTCATTAAAAGCTTTTCAATGTTGGAAAATTATTCTTCCCTCTGTGTTGAAAGAGTTGTCAAACTTTTGTGTTGCATTTGCtgcatttgataaaaaaaaaagataaataaataaataactttttgatTAAACATGAGttcttgttatttttacatttaatgtaattttgtgTGACGTTAAGGAGTTCTGATTGTAATCTCTGCATATGCAGAGATGCCTGCAAGGTTTCTCTGCTTCTGCTCAGacacataaaaataacttttcaaaAATCATGAATAGCATATGGTTTACCATTCCTTAGATTAAATTGTCTGAATTCGCAATTATCTCTCAAGTCATTATGAgcaagaaaaacacattgtAGTAGATGTTCATCTGCAGGGAGCGAATGCTGATTCAAATGTCTGGTTTTAGCTGCCTGGAATACcttaaacatgatgaaaaactGATGAAATGAAACTAAATTTTCATCCTCTGTTAATGAAGCATCATCCACACCTCCCTCTCTGTCCTCCCAGGATGCACCTGCAGGTCTCGTCTCCATATTTATAGCTTCATGTAAATTTAGAGGTCAAGTGTCAACTGTAGGACTGGAGATACTGCTCACCTTTAAGTCATTTAGTAAGTTAGTGATAATGCTGTGTGTTGTTCCAGAGACTGTGTTATGCAATGAATTTCCCTTTTGGTGTCTTAAAGTATCAGAATCTGATTTATTATTAAGGTGAgccttaaataaaaagtatctGCAAACACTGTGATGGTTTTTTGAGctctgagagaaaaacagactttGTGCCTGGATCAATCTTCTAATCTTTTAACCTACGACTGAGTGATAATTAAACATCAGTGTGTCAGACAGTTCCCTCTGACACCCTGAACTCATCATTTACATGCAGCAGGAAATAAGAAGAGGAGGTCTGCAGCTGCATCCTGTAAAGGAAGAAatggagagaagagaggagatgCTTCACTGACTGAggataaaaaaatcactttcacttttaaggtgtgtgaagatctctcaaaatggtttaaaactagttttcctgcaaaccccacactttgcctactgggcgacctgggtgacaccaacataggaatacactccataaacttggtcctcgcagtcttatgcatcgcaaagaaaactattcttgtgaactggaaagataagaataatttgtctatccagcagtttagaaatctcctgttagatcacatcagcattgagacaatgtctgcctcctccaggaaccagtcagatgactttcattccctctggtcccctgtgactggctacatcacttaatgtaggtggaggattgcggcttcgctgggatgggggcggatgtgggtggggggtccctggtggcttcaggtctccggttgtctcctgggtggggatctaggctgctccgctgctgggtcggctgggggttccggtctgggcgggcggcattgggtgggccccggggtggggctgcctcgtggcggtggggggtggctgccggggtgcctgggtcggtgtccgtcggcccctggccgggtggctggtcgggcccggggtgggccgggtgggggccccgggctctggggcgtcgggtctccccccgctcctgggggtggggggtctgccgctgctggggggggctgggcccgtccggatgtgccgtgccgggggttggtccgtgccctggtgcttggtcgcagcccggaacctgggtgggggtgtgtttgtgtgtgggtgtgtgtgtgtgtgtgtctgtgggtatgctggtgtgtgggtgggtgtagagggacgtgtgtgtgtgtgggtgtgggtgtgtatgaaggtctgggtgtgtgcgtgtatgtgtgtgtgtgagtagtgtgcgggtgtgtgtgtggaggtctatgtgggatgtgggtgtgtgtgaaggtatgtatatatgagtgtgtgcacgtggaggtcgaggtgtgtgtggaggagtgaaggagtgggtggaggcgtgagtatgtatggaggtgcttgtgtgtatatgcaggtatgtatgtgagtgtgtgtgtagtggtgtatgtgtatggaggggtatgagagtgtgtgtgtgtatgtgggcaccggtgtgtgtgtttataggtatgtgcgtgacgtgtgtgtgtggaggtatgtgcacgtattgaggtgttggtatatagaggtgtgtgagagtgtgtgtgagtggctggggagaaaaaaaaaaaaaaaaaaaaaaaaaaagggagtgtgtgcgtttgcagggggttaggacgtgtcctctggggggcgccctggctgggtgttgggggcgggggcctggggttcccttccttcgcctcgcccccctcccactcagaaagaggaaagtggccccttgggctggtggctggcccctgggggggttcgtggcgtgcctgggttggggtgcctgctctgggcctgtgacgcccttcggggccggcgggggacgggggcgccctaagccactggcgggtcgtcttccaggggggaggcttacccccctctggacctacatctcctgacccctcccctccccactcttcactacatacacaggtagggccgtggggggtgtgcttgttgcgctgggcggggcagggggggtcatcatagtggccccgttgcttcgccgagcggcagcatgcctcccagcttttaattccacttagtcactgagcacaaataacatttgcaacatacaaacacgttttggggggtggaacatgcgaggtcaggtgggtgggactgctcaggtggccccaccccctcctcaatgcagttactgccccccaattttaaccctctttttttaattgcaaacagcacataatatattccctcactagtgggggagggaggggcgatggggtcttcaagcgcccctgtctccatggatggcccgggggcggggcgggccgggtggcctgtcgcgttggcccggggcgtgggcgggctgtcccggggggtttggctgctggccctggggggaaggtgctgttttgggggtggggagtgggggactggggcggggtggggggggtgggggcctggctcgtgtctcctcgcctcctggctggggctgtccccccgcggcgtggggtggcgggaggatggtggtggggggatggtgtttgtttgtgtgtgtgtgtgtatgtgggggggggggggggggggggagagtggtgtgtgtgtggggggatgggtggtggagggatggtgtgtgtgtgtgggagggtggggtgtgtggaggtggatgtgtggtgtgtgggagggggggtggtgtgggtgtgggaggatgaatggtggagggatgatgtatgtgggggaggatggggtatgtgtgggagaatgtatggtgcagggagggggagtgtgtgggaggatggatggtggaagaatggtgtgtgtgcaggaggatggatggtgtatgggagggaggatggtgtgtgtgtgggggagtggtgtatgtttgggagagtgggtgatggaggggtggtgtgtgtgtgtgtgggaggatggggtacgtgaaggtggatgtttggtgtaggagagggaggacggtgtatgtgtaggagaatgatgtatgtgtgggaggatgggtagtggaaggatggtgtgtgtgtgtgtgtgtgggaggtgtgaaggtggaggatggtgtatgtgtgggaggatgagtggtggagggatgatgtgtgtgtgggaggatggggtaggtgtgggagagtgtatggtggaaggatggtgagtgtgtgggaggatggatggtggaaggatggtgtgtgtgtggaaggatggatggtggaaggatggtgtgtgtgtgtgggaggacagagtatgtaagggttggatggtgtatgtgtgggaggatgaatggaggagtggaaggagagtgtgtgtgtttgtgtgtgttggtctggggggggggcaggactggttctcggggtgtgcggctgggcgctggggtgtggggctggcctctggcggtggccgtctgggcgggccgggtccccccgggtggcgtgctgggccttggcctgtgggggtggggggtgtccctgcgctcctgggcccgggccctctgccccgtctgtcccgggcggccggtgcccgggggggtcggggactgctggcctcggcctgccggggccggtgccctgtgtccgcggggcggctcctgctggggtctcctgctgctgccttcctgggagggcgagtggtcgtctctgtggaccggtcgggatctgtagcctacgggggggctggtggcctgggtctcgggaccgctggcctgactctggcctctgttcaagtgaggtggcatctgcatgatcactctgcatggtcactccttcctgaacgtctccacacagtctttgcgtcgccatgtggccgagttctccagcatatccacacaggtttctctgcgcgtgttcttgaatacagcagtttcacttatatctattatcatatttttttttctttttttttttattatttctgttcttattattattattactcttactcttattattattactactactattattattattactattattgtgattattattattgttactattatcaactagttgtgtaatgacctactggccaggatgatcttagctatatatgttgcaagtagtatggattacatggttttctgtataatgttttaagtccccacccgcactccccacaccctttctgtccctctctctcccctccctcttctctctactttcttttctatctctctctctctctgtcccctccggtcgagtccagcattaagagtctgatttaataaagtttttcatgtcatcaagagggactttatacatgtagtataaatccctgcttgatagagtaaaattgcccagcaccagacagcagccagacaatcattctgtttgcaacgatgctggacaagacaagttaaaaaaaaaaaaaaaaaaaaaaaaaaaaaaaaaaaaaatcactttcacTTGTTGCTCTTTATCTGATGTTTCTCACTTCTTACTGATGGATTaagaacaacattttaaatcaaGTGTTATCATGTTGTTGCAGTTTGACAAAGCAGATGTaatctcattttaatttctctATTTAATGTCTTTTCTTCAATCATTAAGCTTAATTTAATCTGAGAAGAGCAACAGAGGAAGTAACAGTATTGCATGAATAAtgtgctttttctgttttacaacaTCTCTGATTGTCAGTGGAACAAACATCAAACCATTTAAATATCACATTATAATTATCACCTTTATgatggaaaaaggaaacataaacagacaaaaacatgcttattttgtttgctgtaaaatgtttgtttaataaatgaaataaaaaggtaaTTCTGTACAAAACCTTATTCTGAACAAAGCTGATTAGCAGCATGCAGACacatgtaatggaaaatttacacagaacccttatattctgtagactacactttgcattgttaaagcttggcttatgttttacttagggaggagaatgactgtgtacccagataaggtACACATCTTTTCTATTATCTAAAGGCTGAGACCAGTAGACAGAGCAAAGAGTAAAGAAGCAGGTTTTAATGATGGTTGTGGTCCTGTTCTACTCATCAGCAGGACATTCAGACTTGTTGATGGTTTTCTCTGCAGTCTGGGAGCCCAAAGACACTTTACATGTGTAAACCTTATTCATGTTCCAGTCTGATGTCTGGATGGTCAGAGAGCTGCTGATCTGGaaagtctggtctggtctctgaaCAGCAGTGCTGGTAGAGATCCCACTGCTTACTGGACTCCCAGCAACCAACCAGCTCACATCTGAGAAACCCTTAGACTCTCTAGGCAAAGTGGACAGACAGACCAGATTGACTTTGCTGGACTGGAGCTCAGAACTGGACGGAGGGAAGACTGTCAGGACAGGAGCAGAGAGACTGGAGCCTGGAAGGACATGGAGGACATTCATAtaatcaaatcaataaaaacaaatctaagtttatttcttctgtttataGTAATCCCGAGGATTtaacttaaacaaaaaaatatacattttctatCAGATCTGACctcaaatcaaaacaacaaaccTAATATAAAGTGCTTAGTTTCTTGAATTCATTTAAACATTGCTTtacatttctgtctgtttttgcaTTGACAGTGACAAATAACAACTaagtaaataaagataaaaattcagtcaatacaattaaaattttacaaaaaaaaaaaaaaatctatttgaatTGATAATGTGATGTAAAACATGGGAATGATTCACATACTGTAacacaattttctttctttacttttttcttatatatttgTCACAAtttgccaaaaagaaaaaaatattttcttaatgtaCAAAGGCCTCAGCCAAgttcatgtaaaaacaaaaaccaaaaaaaaaaaaaaaaatctgatttaaattatttaggAGTTGTCTTcttaatttacatgttaaaacatgacataaaatgCAACGTAtgatcaactgtccaacatctACAGGCCAACCTGATAAAGCTGGtataacaaatacaaataataaatatgaactcaaacatttaacaaggaataaaataacttcaaattaatctatttaaatagaacagaaatgAAACTCCAACTCCACTGCATTTATATAGCATTTAAAACATATAACATGTCTTgtttaaacaatttaaagttACTTACTTGTTACAATCAGCTTGGTTCCTTGTCCGAATACCACAGTGATTCAGTTTGTACACatggctgtacaaaaacctcctgACTGTCCCTGATGAGGGGAGTGGAACTGAAACATCTTGTTGAGACCAACGTTCACTGTCAACATCAGATGtctgattttattacaaaacacacattcaagtatgtttctctgtctgtaaactaatttaatttgtgCCTTTTATTATGTTGATGAACTTTATAACTTTGTTTTGATGTCATAAAGTCCtgtcgggcctttttggcctgtgggactccagctGATGGGTATCTGCGGGCCAAGCGGAGCACAGCTTCGggggtcgctaaggcaaaaacttgggcatcggaggagtttggagaggccatggagatggcttccggacggcttcgaggagattctggttcaccatccagcggctcaggaggggaaagcggtGCTCCGTCaatactgtgtacagtggggatggggggctgctgaactcgactcgggacgttgtgaggcggtggagggaatacttcgaagaccttctcaatcccaccaacacgtcttctgatgaggaagcagagtctggggtagctggtgctggctctcctatctctggggctgaggtcgttgaggtggttaaaaagctcctcggtggcaaggcccctggggtggatgaggtcctcccagagttccttaaggctctggatgctgtagggctgccttggttgacacgcctctgcagcatcgcgtggacatcggggacagttcccttggactggcagactggggtgatgctccccctcttcaaaaagggggacctgagggtgtgctccaactacagggggctcacactcctcagcctccccggtaaggtctattcaggggtgcttgagaggagggtccactggatagttgaacctcgggttgagaaggagcagtgtggttttcgtcccggttgtggaacagtggaccagctctacaccctcttcggggtctttgaggggggcatgggagtttgcccaaccaatctacacgtgctttgtggatttggagaaggcattcgaccgtgttccccggggactcctgtggggggtactccgggagtatggagtgccgtactcacttgtacgagctgtccggtctctgtacgaccagtgtcagaaattggtctgcattgccggcagtaaatcagaattgttttcagtgagggttggactctgccaaggctgccctctgtcaccgattctgttcataacttttatggacagaatttctaggtgcagccgaggtgtcgaggggatccggttcggtggcctcaggattgggtctcagctctttgcggatgatgtggttctgttggcttcatcgggccatgatcttcagatctcactggagcgattcgcagccgagtgtgaagcggctgggatgagaatcagcacctccaagtctgagaccatggtcctcagctggaaaagggtggagtgctctctctgggtctgcaatagggtcctgccccaagtggaggagtttacgtatctcggggtcttgttcacgagtgagggaaggatggagcgggagatcgacaggagGATCAGtgtggcatctgcagtgatgcgaactctgcatcagtctgttgtggtgaagagggagctgagccaaaaggcaaagctcttgatttaccggtcgatctatgctcctaccctcacctatggtcatgggCTGAAAGTATCTCCATGTGTACAAAAAAGTTTCCAGGTGTAAACTGATGTTTAAACAGGACTATTGATGAACTAAATATGTGATCCTGTGATTCCAAAATCTATGAAGTATCTGGTTTAAACTTAACACATCTTaaataatattataaataataatattaataataaaaataaaaacaataataataataatgagatataaaatgtttttttccaaaagttTAAACCACCATAAGATCATTTGCTTTTGTTCTTATTTGTAAATAACTTTTTGGTTTGTAGTTGACCTTTAAACctgttaaagaaaatgtgagataCACCAGTAAAACACCACGAagggaaaatgtttgtttaactACCATCACAATCTGTGAATTAGAGATTTTATATCCAGACAGATTTTGTGTTATGATTGAAtataacttttttgtttgtttattttgttattattattgttattattattattatttaaatgattagaAGTGAATTAAAAATTATAGGTTTGCATAttctttcattaaaacaacTCCACTGGTtgattatgaaaaacaaaattatatattaaatcttTCGCTAGTAAATTTTCTTTGTTCAATTTGTGTGCATAATTCAAAAAGCAGAACATGAATCCAACTTTAACGTTTCTGgaaattaatatttgaaaaaaaatatataattggGGGAAAATCCAGAAAGCAGTGAATGTTTAACGTGCACTCAATATGTACCAGTTGCACAAAAAGCAGAAGTATAGTGAGGAGGTTTTTGTCACAGTGTAAATCACTGTGATACGTGCTCACTAGCAGAGCTATCCCATGTtttacagtaataaactgcagagTCTCCTTCCTCTACATTGTTGATGATCAAACGATAATCAGATGTTGACTGGTGATTACACGTGAATTTAGGAGAAGAGAACCCAGAACCATATGCTGGAGAACTATAGCCATGATGATGTCTCAACACATACTGAGGAGCTCCACCTGGAATCTGTTTATACCAGCGAACTTCATTGTTAGTAACAGTTCCCAGGTTACAGTCCATGGTGGCTGTCTCTCCTTTCCTCACAGTCAGAACAGGAGGCTTCTGTGTCACCACCGTCACACCACTCACACCTGGAAACAAGAAGATGACATGAAGTCAAGAGAAACACACAGACTGATGAATCCAGCATGAGCTCAGATCTGCAGTAAGTCAGCCTCCTACATGTTAGAGCAGTGATGAGAGTGCAGAGGGTCCCCAGCATGTTGTCAGTGTGTGCTGAGAATGGTCTGTAACTTGGAAAGTGAGCTTACTGCTGACAGAATAGAGGGTTTAGAGGATGAGGAGAGGAGGTGCTGGAGGAGTCTTTTAATATAACACTGAAACTGAGAGGACTGACAGGAGGAGGAGCTTTTCATATGAGTGGTGTGACGGTGGTGACAGACACCTCCTGTTTCTCACCATGAGGAAACGAGAGACATCTATTATGGACTCAACCTGGGAACTGTTACCAGTATTCCCGGACAAATTCCTTAATCTTCACTACTTCAAAATGTCCATGCTTCATGATGTTTTCAAGGATTATGACAATAGAAAATTTGGCTTTTTAATCTTctttacagacattttttttgtccttttgtttaaaagttcaaattaaagctttaaaaaaatctgataaatgaACTGTAAAAGTGGGTCATACTagtgtaaaacataaaagaaaaaatcttgtTAAAATTGAATCAAGATTTCTTCACCAATGCTGCCtccttgtgtttaaatgtgatattaaacagaaatgcaaatataattCATTTAATATGATCTCTACACCAGGATACAACAAAATCAGAAATCCTAGTAAGTTTTCCTTATCTCATAGGGATCATAatgtaataaattataatattttttgaggaaaaataaagcttttagcTACTGTTaccttgtttcttttaaaattattttcacatTCATTATATTAATAAACACATGGCAACAGTAAGCCTCAAGTCATGTTGAACCTGCAGTACTTCAGTATGTTTGAGCCTCCAGTCtgtcaaactttgttttctctccttcCCAGTTGGTCTATTAAAGGTTTGTAACAGTTTATAGAGAATTTCAGATAGACTGGATCCTGGAAACATACAGAAATGTTTAGTAAATGGTATATTGCTGGGGGTAACACAGACCCCCAGCTGTGGAAACATTgtggaaaaatacaaatatttggGCACCACCTTTGACAGCCTTTAACACAAAGGATATTCTTAGGAaatatcagcagcagcagtatcTCCTAAGGAAACTTAATTCCTTTGGAGTCGAAAAACCTGACGACTTGTCCTTCTGCAAGTGGCTTTAGTGGGCGACTTGTTGCATCATAGTATTGCTTCTGAGtgagtcttttctttttgagttGTGTAGAGATTTGCTTTGCGTTCTTTGGGGCTGGCGCTAGCAGTGTGGTGTTGACCGGAAAAGTTGAACGTGTCTG from the Melanotaenia boesemani isolate fMelBoe1 chromosome 2, fMelBoe1.pri, whole genome shotgun sequence genome contains:
- the LOC121634721 gene encoding immunoglobulin kappa light chain-like; the protein is MLGTLCTLITALTCVSGVTVVTQKPPVLTVRKGETATMDCNLGTVTNNEVRWYKQIPGGAPQYVLRHHHGYSSPAYGSGFSSPKFTCNHQSTSDYRLIINNVEEGDSAVYYCKTWDSSASEHVFGQGTKLIVTSSSLSAPVLTVFPPSSSELQSSKVNLVCLSTLPRESKGFSDVSWLVAGSPVSSGISTSTAVQRPDQTFQISSSLTIQTSDWNMNKVYTCKVSLGSQTAEKTINKSECPADE